The Carassius auratus strain Wakin chromosome 30, ASM336829v1, whole genome shotgun sequence region AACGATCTGTGCTGACAGACTCCAAACCTCttttttaagcacttttttttttccgtcACAGTGGGATCTTCACATTAACTTTTGAGTTATTTCATGCTTTTCGCTATGTTATACTGAACTAGGCCACAAACTTTGGATTTTTTAGGTTTAATTCAAAGGTTTAATCCCTTTGTTAAACACTTATTTTCATATAGCAGGAACATCTAGTCCATTTGCTATCTGAGGTTTCCATTTGAACCATaaatttgagtgtgtgtgtgtcacctgttcTGCCCCCCATATTGCAAATGACAAAGCAAAGGGCACAAAAGGCTACAAATCTCACAACatagctggacacacacacacacatactgagaaTAGATCTGCAAGTGACTCCAAATATGTGAAGAATCAACAGTATGGCATGACAAAAATAGaacctaaaaaattattttgagctACCAACATGTTGGAAAACTGGGTGGAAATGTTCAGATGCATGCTGTTTTCAGTTCTTTTCAGCTCATGGGTTCTCCTGGTGTTTATTTGAATGTGGTTTGTCTATGTCGGCTGTTATTCTATAGGGTGACAGTTGATGTATGTCGTATGTTCCAAGGGTAGAGATCAGGGTTAAAGGTCATGCCTGGGTTAGGGTTAGTCCTCTACTATGAGGGGAATTTTCTTTTTGTGGTCAGAAAGACAAAATAACCTCAAAGcccattaaaatgattaaaaaattgcATCTTAAACAGACATGATCTCACACCTGTTCGACGGCCTGTAGCTGCAGACAGAAACTCAAATGTGTGGTTAACCATCAGATTAAGAAAAGTCTGGATTTGGATCAGTGAgctgaataaacacatttaattaagcTTAGAGAGGGTTCTCATCTATCACAGTAACAGCTCTAATGTGTCATGGTTTCTCAACAGCTAATCATGCCAGAGGTTCAGCGATATAACACCATGGGAAAATGAGTTGAGTTTCCACTTTGTCCTAACAAAGGCTAAGTCTTCGATGGTAAAACAGCCCTGGAATATGTTACTTTATGAAGTTTATTTGACCTACACATTATGAATGGCTCTGTTAAACACTCCCAGGCTCCTTTATTGCAGGCAAAATCATTAATATCAGCCAAATGTGCTAAGTTGCCTTCATACACTTACACAAACAAATAATCCAGCATCCAGTGATGCATGAAGTGACAGAGACCTGAGAGACAAATGGTTTCTGCATGCTAATGTTGTCACAGATATGTGTTTGTACAGGGTGTaaagctttttaaaatgaaaactgagcaGACCTGTGggagatatgttttttttaaggttctTGCTTTTCCTACTTAGAATTTTTAAAGACATGGTTCAGAATGGTCCTGTTGACAGAAAAAAAGCAGGAGTTTTGCATTCCGAGAGGCAAAGCTTTCTCTGAATATTTTCACTGTGTTAAGCCATTTGATaaaattaaaaaggcaaaaatatATATGCCTAGTAAAGGAACTCATTCCGTGTCAGCATATACTGTCCAGGGTAAGACAAGCGACAGAAATTAGGATGGGAAAGTAAGTTTTACATagtaaaaatgataattttgtaatataatatgactttatatttgttttagatattttgatatttgggacaatttccaaatatttattgcttgttttaaacaaaattatacatataaaaaacattGACTGCTAAGCATAGGCTGCTCTgggatttaaaatatttgtaaatacacattttacattaatatttgctATCATAAGAGCAGGATAGTACACTGGTATACTCATGAACACACCTTCAGGTGAGGGctgtagttttgtttattttattttttttcatttacaattatttgtttatttcattgttacaaattattatgataaatcatttttaatgattgtcaaaattaatgatgaaatgttttatttccaaGGTTTTCAAAAGTGGACATTATTTGAGTTATAGTTACATATTACTATTTTCCTTcattacttaaaatgaaaaaaaaaaagattattttggattatttatattttggtgtATTCATTGCAGTACATTTTTAGGAGTAATGTTAATTAAGAGCAATGCTTGTACACTTTGCCAAAAATATCTTAGAAACATCTTTTTCTGCAACTGTAATTTTGTTAAAGACCTTGTGACACAATTTATGAGTAGGAGTTTGTTACAAAAATAGCACATTGTTCTGTTTggtggttttatgaaaaacagagattgatttttaaatatttagattataGGTTTACTTACTTATAGGTTTATTTACATCAAGTTTTGTGACAAAACTCTTTAAATTACTTGCATATAAATTTGAATTGTTGCatactttatataataattttcttttatataggctatttcattatttattatttgtaagttTGTTAGTTCTTGGTTTGTTTTACCtacttcacccaaaatgaaaatgagactgtTTTAAAAACCCATGGGTCTctctacaggaggcctttattcacccccagaGCTGTGTGCAGGAGGTTTTGTTATGGATGCGCGCCTTTATTTGAGGCCTTGTGAACTGTTCAACTGTaacacctgctgactgcaatgatagaatGTGGAACAGCCAGGAAGGTTTTTAATATGACTCCGAGCGGATTCGTTTGAAAGAAGAAGGTCATATAACGTTACACCGTTATGCTTTGATGGTGAGTGaagccaattttcatttttgggtgaacttacactttatactttaaatgaggattaaaatgcctacatgtcatactGACTCTGTTGACATCTACAGTGAGACGCCAGAACTGCAAGAAAGAGAACCGACCGGAAGCAAAGAACCGGAACAAACGGAAGCCGAGGCGGACAAATACGCTTTGAGAAATGGCGGCCGCTGAAGATGCTAACAGTAAACAAGACCCCAGTGGTTCAGAGGCTCCGAAACTGTCGGATTTACTGGACCGGGGCTGGAAGCTGTTTGAAGAGGTGGACACAACAAACGAGCCGAGCAGCTCCACCGCAGTGCAGGTGAAAGTGAAGCGTGCTATCATGCAGCTGGAGGAGGCGACGAGGATGGTCAATCAGCTGGTCCTGTTCAGGTTAGAGGAAcatacacatacacgcacacaggCTAAAAACCCGACTGTAAACGAGGCAACAGATTAAATCACTTCTGTTATTATCAACGTTAGCTGTCAAAGGACCGCGAGCGATGATAGCGAGAACTTTGTTTTATATAGTCACTAGTTGCCAATTAAAACAGTCAATGCATTATGCTTTTACAGTGCAGTAATGTACACTAAAGGCCTTTTTTTTCCTACAAGGTGTATGCATTGTTACTCAATTATTACAGTTATATAGAGTATTTTTTGGCTGTACAGATTTAGACAgatatagaatagaatattacaggaatacataatttttaatacataattttttcagcatctataatgtattttgtgtgtattttgccTTGTgctgtttaaataataaactgaCAATTAAACTAACATTACAATTATACATACTGTGCAACAATATATTTGAATGTGGGAAGCacattttgcaaatttttttatttttattattataataatccaATGAGTCACATGATCATTACAAAACACCTACTAAGTTAAACTCACAGGAGTACGTACTTATTaattcccccttttttttttccatagtcaTAATGAGGCATTGGAGGAAATCTCCACAGCTGACCTGAAGTATTTGTTGTTGCCGGCTCTTCTGGGAGCCCTCACCATGAAACAAGTGAACCCCAGCAAGCGTCTGGAGTACGTGCAGGCGGCCCGCGTCTACTTCATGGACTTCCTCCAGAGGTGCAAGGACTATGATGTGTGTAGTTTTCAGCTGCCCAAATCCAGCGAGAACACAGCAGACACTCCTCCTGAGGAGCAGACCAATCCAGCAGTCCTGATGCCAGTCTCACAGCCAGACCTCATCGCAATGGCAACACAAAGACAAGCCAAAATAGAGAGGTGGGTTGGTACTGAAAAACATGCTGTTATGGTATATATACGCTGGGGTAAGATTTTTAAAGATGCTTTTaaattaagtctcttatgctcaccaaggctgcatttatttgatcaaaaaatacagtaaaaactgacgattgtgaaatacattacaatttcaattaactgtttaatgttttaataatctgtttctcatgaaatattttgtattgtaatatatgctgttttggtgctcaggaaacatttctttgtattaataattttgtgattcttatattttcttggaaactgatacatttttttgttcatGATTCTGATGAAtagcagaaagttcaaaagaacagcatttatttgaaatgggcatttttttcacattctaaatgtttttttttttatcagtttaaactgTTCTTTTTGACacatttgaatgatagtgtatatgTAATATTTGTACATGGTTTGTGTCTTTTCCATCAGTTGTGCCAATGTTTGTGTAACGTTCATGTGTGGCATATTTACTCTGTAAGTTGTTTCCAGGTTTATGCAGCGTAAGGAGACCGAAGCCAAGCTGAGTGAGATCAGAGGGCTGGTTGAATCTGGTTTAGCCGATGAAGAGGTGGTGAGAGAGTTTTACCTGCTGCATGTACGCAGGTGGATCACACTAGCAATTGAGGAGATCGACTCTATTAACCAGGAGATGGAGATTCTGAAACGAATGGAGCTTTTTAAGCAGGTGTTTGATTGCCacatgaattgtgtgtgtgtgtgtgtaaatgatgatCTTTCGCTCTACCAACCTATGATttactgcaaaaaatatatattaatcagtgttggggagtaactagttacatgttatggaattaagtaatttaatttaataaataaatgtgcttatactTGTTTAgtgttacttgcatgtaattatgcatcatttattgttgttataatagtaagtacatgtaatgtgtaaccaAAAGGTGGTTAAactatttttcagactataagtcgcacctgagtataagtcgcatcagtccaaaaatacgtcatgatgaggaaaaaacatatataagtcgcatttatttagaaccaagaacgaagagaaaacattaccgtctacagccacgagagggcgctctatgtcttcagtgtagactacaggagtaatgagcagcatagagtgccctctcgcggctgtagacagtaatgttttctcttggttcatttctctcggttcatgtcaaattaattttgataaataagttgcatctgactataagtcgcaggaccagccaaactatggaaaaaagtgcgacttatagtccggaaaatacggtaatagaaATAGACACAtgacttattacattttaaatagagtaacttgtaatctgtactgttacatttccaaagtaactttTCCAACACTGatcaaaattttatatttaaattgattgatatccttattaataattgtttgtttctgtagaGCGCTCCCCAGTCA contains the following coding sequences:
- the igbp1 gene encoding immunoglobulin-binding protein 1 isoform X1, with the protein product MAAAEDANSKQDPSGSEAPKLSDLLDRGWKLFEEVDTTNEPSSSTAVQVKVKRAIMQLEEATRMVNQLVLFSHNEALEEISTADLKYLLLPALLGALTMKQVNPSKRLEYVQAARVYFMDFLQRCKDYDVCSFQLPKSSENTADTPPEEQTNPAVLMPVSQPDLIAMATQRQAKIERFMQRKETEAKLSEIRGLVESGLADEEVVREFYLLHVRRWITLAIEEIDSINQEMEILKRMELFKQSAPQSSPPKRPPMKPFILTKDAVQAKVFGAGYPSLPTMTVDDWYDQHRRRGCLPDQGIPRSAADVDVEEDERAERERKEENDDEEALQKARDWDDWKDTHRRGYGNRKNMG
- the igbp1 gene encoding immunoglobulin-binding protein 1 isoform X2 — translated: MAAAEDANSKQDPSGSEAPKLSDLLDRGWKLFEEVDTTNEPSSSTAVQVKVKRAIMQLEEATRMVNQLVLFSHNEALEEISTADLKYLLLPALLGALTMKQVNPSKRLEYVQAARVYFMDFLQRCKDYDVCSFQLPKSSENTADTPPEEQTNPAVLMPVSQPDLIAMATQRQAKIERFMQRKETEAKLSEIRGLVESGLADEEVVREFYLLHVRRWITLAIEEIDSINQEMEILKRMELFKQSAPQSSPPKRPPMKPFILTKDAVQAKVFGAGYPSLPTMTVDDWYDQHRRRGCLPDQGIPRSADVDVEEDERAERERKEENDDEEALQKARDWDDWKDTHRRGYGNRKNMG